One region of Peribacillus simplex genomic DNA includes:
- a CDS encoding response regulator, which yields MTKEFRVLLIEDDPMVQEVNKQFIERLPAFKVVDTASNGLEGLVKIRKIKPDLVILDIFMPSLNGVDTLYQIRKEQIDVDVIIISAANDQKTIRKMIQNGAFDYLIKPFKFERLKHTLEQYFAFRMEVEPDHQISQNQLDRILFQNKTPSETSPKYDVPKGLNGATLEQVTRFIKTQPGSLSAEEVADGIGIARVTARRYLEYLHGEEVLQLDVQYGSIGRPVNRYRLRKI from the coding sequence ATGACTAAAGAATTTCGTGTACTTTTAATTGAGGACGACCCAATGGTCCAAGAGGTTAACAAACAGTTCATCGAGCGCCTGCCCGCCTTTAAAGTCGTTGATACAGCTTCAAATGGGCTTGAAGGTTTGGTGAAAATCAGGAAGATTAAACCCGATCTTGTCATTTTGGATATCTTCATGCCCTCTTTAAACGGGGTCGATACACTTTATCAAATCAGAAAAGAGCAAATTGATGTGGATGTCATCATCATTTCGGCGGCCAATGACCAGAAAACGATCCGAAAAATGATACAGAACGGGGCTTTTGACTATTTAATCAAACCATTTAAATTCGAAAGGCTAAAACATACACTTGAACAATATTTTGCTTTTCGGATGGAGGTTGAACCTGACCATCAAATCTCTCAAAATCAGCTCGACCGAATTCTCTTTCAAAATAAAACACCTTCTGAAACGAGTCCGAAATATGATGTTCCTAAAGGATTGAATGGAGCTACTCTTGAGCAAGTGACGAGATTCATAAAAACTCAGCCTGGATCTTTATCGGCAGAAGAAGTGGCTGATGGAATAGGAATCGCCAGAGTTACAGCAAGGCGCTATCTTGAATACTTGCACGGCGAAGAAGTCCTTCAGCTTGACGTC